One Carassius auratus strain Wakin chromosome 4, ASM336829v1, whole genome shotgun sequence DNA segment encodes these proteins:
- the LOC113062947 gene encoding probable E3 ubiquitin-protein ligase makorin-1: protein MAEAAAASTAAPAVIGGWTKHVTCRYFMHGLCKEGDNCRYSHDLSSCKPTMICKFFQKGCCAFGDRCRYEHTKPAKQDEVPSSKPPVPLTAAPLAGTPEPMSDGPGGTADAQEKPQGLGAVDWVNAAEFVPGQPYCGRADPVPFEGPGPLIEEEYEKELANKEIKKQLCPYAAVGECRYGVNCAYLHGDVCDMCGLQVLHPSDSSQRSQHIRACIEAHEKDMEISFAIQRSKDMMCGVCMEVVFEKTNPSERRFGILSNCSHCYCLKCIRKWRSAKQFESKIIKSCPECRITSNFVIPSEYWVEDKEEKQKLIQKYKDGMGSKPCRYFDEGRGTCPFGANCFYKHAFPDGRLEEPQPQRRQTGSNGRNRNSRRTPLWDLFDERENSDSFDNEDEMVTFELSEMLLMLLAAGTDDDVTDSEDEWDLFHEELDDYYELYL from the exons ATGGCGGAGGCAGCGGCAGCGTCAACAGCGGCTCCAGCAGTTATCGGAGGCTGGACGAAGCACGTAACCTGCAG gtATTTCATGCACGGGCTTTGCAAAGAGGGCGACAACTGTCGATATTCACACGACCTCAGCAGCTGCAAGCCAACCATGATCTGCAAGTTCTTTCAAAAGGGATGCTGTGCTTTTGGGGACCGTTGCAG GTATGAACATACTAAACCTGCCAAGCAAGACGAAGTCCCTAGTTCTAAGCCGCCGGTGCCGCTGACCGCTGCTCCGCTCGCTGGCACTCCTGAACCCATGTCTGATGGGCCAGGTGGTACAGCCGATGCCCAGGAGAAGCCCCAAGGCTTGGGGGCAGTGGACTGGGTCAATGCTGCCGAGTTCGTGCCAGGGCAGCCCTACTGTGGGAGGG CTGATCCAGTGCCGTTTGAGGGGCCTGGACCTCTCATCGAAGAGGAGTACGAGAAAGAACTAGCTAACAAAGAAATTAAGAAACAGCTTTGCCCGTACGCTGCTGTTGGCGAATGTCGATATGGCGTCAACTGCGCCTACCTCCACGGAGACGTTTGCGACATGTGCGGCCTGCAGGTTCTCCACCCTTCTGACTCCTCTCAGCGCTCGCAACACATCAGG GCCTGCATTGAGGCTCACGAAAAGGACATGGAAATCTCGTTTGCCATCCAGCGTAGTAAAGATATGATGTGTGGCGTGTGCATGGAGGTGGTGTTCGAGAAAACCAACCCCAGCGAACGCCGTTTCGGCATCCTCTCCAACTGCAGCCACTGTTACTGCCTCAAGTGCATCAGGAAATGGCGGAGCGCCAAGCAGTTTGAGAGCAAGATCATAAA GTCCTGCCCAGAATGTCGAATCACGTCAAACTTTGTCATACCAAGCGAATACTGGGTGGAGGACAAGGAGGAGAAGCAGAAACTCATTCAGAAGTACAAGGATGGCATGGG GAGTAAACCATGCCGATATTTTGATGAAGGCCGTGGGACCTGTCCATTTGGAGCCAACTGCTTTTACAAGCATGCCTTTCCTGATGGGCGTCTGGAAGAGCCTCAACCCCAAAGGAGACAGACCGGCTCCAATGGAAGAAACCGG AACTCCAGACGGACGCCACTCTGGGATCTTTTCGATGAGCGAGAGAACAGCGACTCCTTCGATAACGAAGACGAGATGGTGACCTTCGAGCTCAGCGAGATGCTCCTCATGCTTCTGGCTGCTGGAACCGACGATGATGTCACCGACTCCGAAGATGAGTGGGACTTGTTCCACGAAGAGCTGGACGATTACTACGAGCTGTACCTATAG
- the LOC113062934 gene encoding CCR4-NOT transcription complex subunit 4-like isoform X1 produces MSRSPEVKEDPMECPLCLEPLEIDDVNFFPCTCGYQICRFCWHRIRTDENGLCPACRKPYPEDPAVYKPLSQEELQRIKNEKKQKQNERKQKITENRKHLSSVRVVQRNLVFVVGLSQRLADPEVLKRPEYFGKFGKIHKVVINNSTSYAGSQGPSASAYVTYIRSEDALRAIQCVNNVVVDGRTLKASLGTTKYCSYFLKSMQCPKPDCMYLHELGDEAASFTKEEMQAGKHQEYEQKLLQDLYKTNPNFLQSSTGEKTKGKSGTSQSSNSNNKDAWPSIQTTGKMPNGLPEHQETPSLDGSSDSENMTSDGPDTELGLGSITGLPLFTSNCDSGSPNNKPSDCIGISNGETSQQISGNDSPSPPPGLSKPSLVVPVCVAGLTVRSPFEGAAAESQSLFSDNSNFRHPNPIPSGLSGFSSSLHSNSDWPTAPEPQSLFTSDTIPVSSSTDWQAAFGFGSSAKQQDDDLGFDPFDVTRKALADLIEKELSVQDKASLPMTGTKSVPVFPHGPLLSPLHSTPSMKGPLQPLTSSNFAPNSSLPSRGFSQHPHRTVYNSFSFPGQTQTSRHSWMGMHMRNNLQHLNHTGAPSSAAQHSSFLDLNLAPQQQHHHNTGFGGMHMTAENGTSVESLNVKEWQDGLRALLPNININFGGLPNSSSSSSSSSSSSNHTGGLSHSLSWDGTPSLMDPAIITGIPATSGNNLDSLQDDNPPHWLKSLQALTEMDVPTGSTVPPQPPHSGPFGAQFPHRAGWTPYPTTANPATQFHSPPPGFQTAFRASAPASTDLLQSAGMDRH; encoded by the exons ATGTCCCGTAGCCCTGAGGTGAAGGAGGACCCCATGGAGTGCCCACTGTGCTTGGAACCACTGGAAATTGATGACGTCAACTTCTTCCCTTGCACCTGCGGCTATCAGATCTGCCGCTTCTGCTGGCATCGCATACGCACAGATGAGAACGGCCTCTGCCCAGCCTGCAGAAAG CCCTATCCAGAAGACCCTGCGGTCTACAAACCTCTCTCTCAAGAGGAACTTCAGAGGATAAAGAATGAgaagaagcagaagcagaatgAGCGGAAGCAGAAGATCACAGAGAACCGCAAGCATCTCTCCAGTGTGCGAGTCGTCCAGAGAAACCTGGTGTTTGTGGTGGGCCTTTCACAACGGCTCGCTGATCCCGAG GTCTTAAAAAGGCCGGAGTACTTCGGGAAATTTGGGAAGATCCATAAGGTGGTCATCAATAACAGCACTTCTTATGCTGGCTCGCAG GGTCCTAGCGCCAGTGCTTACGTCACTTACATTCGATCAGAAGATGCCCTCAGAGCCATACAGTGTGTTAACAATGTTGTAGTAGATGGACGAACACTTAAG GCTTCTCTAGGGACAACAAAATACTGCAGTTATTTTCTAAAAAGCATGCAGTGCCCCAAACCAGACTGTATGTATCTTCACGAGCTGGGAGACGAAGCTGCTAGtttcacaaaagaagaaatgcaG GCAGGGAAACATCAGGAGTATGAACAGAAACTCTTACAGGACCTCTACAAAACAAATCCCAACTTCCTGCAGAGCTCGACGGGGGAGAAGACAAAGGGCAAATCAGGCACATCACAGAG TTCCAACAGTAACAACAAAGATGCTTGGCCTTCGATACAAACCACAGGAAAGATGCCCAATGGGCTTCCAGAACACCAAGAGACCCCGTCCCTAGATGGCAGCTCCGACTCTGAAAACATGACTTCAGACGGTCCGGACACAGAGCTCGGCCTTGGCTCCATCACTGGCCTGCCTCTCTTCACATCAAACTGTGACTCTGGCAG CCCAAATAACAAACCTTCAGATTGCATCGGTATAAGTAACGGAGAAACATCACAGCAA ATTTCTGGCAATGACTCTCCATCGCCGCCTCCAGGCCTGTCCAAGCCGTCTCTAGTGGTGCCTGTCTGTGTAGCAGGGCTGACAGTACGGTCACCTTTTGAGGGAGCAGCAGCCGAGTCACAATCGCTCTTTTCAGACAACAGCAACTTCCGACACCCCAATCCCATCCCCAGCGGCCTGTCCGGCTTTTCCAGTTCCCTTCACAGCAACTCCGATTGGCCCACTGCCCCAGAACCACAGAGTCTCTTCACGTCAG ATACCATACCAGTGTCGTCCTCTACGGACTGGCAAGCGGCCTTCGGTTTCGGTTCTTCGGCCAAGCAACAGGATGACGACCTCGGCTTTGACCCGTTTGACGTCACCCGTAAGGCACTGGCTGACCTTATAGAGAAAGAGCTCTCAGTGCAAGACAAAGCCTCCTTACCCATGACCGGCACAAAATCAGTGCCAGTCTTCCCCCACGGGCCTTTACTCAGCCCACTCCACAGCACCCCTTCAATGAAAGGCCCACTTCAGCCCCTCACGTCCTCAAACTTCGCCCCAAACTCCAGCTTGCCCTCACGGGGCTTCTCCCAGCACCCACACCGCACGGTCTACAACTCCTTCAGCTTTCCCGGGCAGACGCAGACCTCTCGCCACAGTTGGATGGGCATGCACATGCGCAATAACCTCCAGCACTTGAATCACACTGGAGCCCCTTCTTCTGCTGCACAGCACAGCAGCTTTTTGGACTTGAACTTGGCACCACAACAGCAACATCATCACAATACGGGGTTCGGAGGTATGCATATGACAG CAGAAAACGGCACCTCAGTAGAAAGTCTAAATGTGAAGGAATGGCAAGATGGGCTCAGAGCACTTTTACCCAACATCAACATCAACTTTGGTGGACTGCCCAActcctcatcttcatcttcatcctcctcctcctcatccaaCCACACAGGCGGCCTCTCACACAGCCTTAGCTGGGACGGCACACCCAGCTTGATGGACCCTGCCATCATCACAG GTATCCCAGCAACCTCAGGCAACAATCTGGACTCTCTGCAAGATGACAATCCTCCCCACTGGCTCAAATCCTTGCAGGCGCTCACAGAGATGGATGTCCCTACTGGCTCCACAGTGCCCCCTCAGCCCCCACACAGTGGCCCCTTCGGAGCCCAGTTCCCCCACAGAGCCGGCTGGACCCCTTATCCAACCACGGCTAACCCCGCCACCCAGTTCCACTCACCTCCCCCAGGCTTCCAGACTGCCTTCAGAGCCTCAGCCCCGGCCTCCACAGATCTGCTACAGAGTGCCGGAATGGACCGACATTAG
- the LOC113062957 gene encoding transmembrane protein 121B, with translation MSTMTAEIIKDISQPDSPVSSAPENGQLLFIRSVASRRDTQTTSGSANLEEGSSQPLVSSSATAQPQSYTMTSGEFMQSTPLFVQRSNKNLFYKILCFLVLLLQGGMLDFYLIIFTDLYWCSWIATDLVVISGWAIFFMKNARSKRERACGFHQKSSIFGCNLGEFTFAYLAWLIYVIASTPKVVLVLETSILDLIALKVPFGITGFKITMLLCAPLLYCLINSIIEDPNGATRFHSQGCFMSTCLDILDSFTLVELLLKNEVPNIYLRYTVISVYFIALGVPVVWLYELTASEMNCRWIWARFFTGVLLNAPLLVVRCFLVFVYKAPISVLMFKNIFFLGCKCLELVEQCMCLRGVRRFARGRGGNPAQFSHCVSENDMCPHGYVNTLAVNTQS, from the coding sequence ATGAGTACAATGACTGCTGAAATCATAAAAGACATCTCCCAGCCCGACTCACCTGTCTCCTCAGCACCAGAAAACGGACAGCTGTTGTTCATCCGAAGCGTCGCGTCCAGGAGGGACACGCAGACCACCAGCGGCAGCGCCAACCTCGAGGAGGGCAGCTCCCAGCCCCTGGTCTCCTCCTCAGCCACAGCTCAGCCTCAGTCTTACACCATGACATCGGGTGAATTCATGCAATCCACCCCTCTGTTCGTGCAGAGGTCTAATAAGAACCTGTTTTATAAGATCCTGTGTTTCCTCGTGCTCCTTCTCCAAGGAGGCATGCTGGATTTCTACCTCATCATCTTCACGGATCTCTACTGGTGCTCGTGGATAGCCACGGATCTGGTGGTCATATCGGGATGGGCGATCTTCTTCATGAAAAACGCCAGGAGTAAGCGGGAACGAGCTTGTGGTTTCCATCAGAAGAGCTCCATCTTTGGATGCAACCTGGGGGAGTTCACCTTCGCGTACCTGGCATGGCTTATCTACGTGATCGCGTCCACCCCGAAAGTGGTGCTCGTTCTGGAAACGTCCATCCTGGATCTGATCGCCCTGAAGGTGCCATTTGGCATCACCGGGTTTAAAATAACCATGCTGCTGTGCGCGCCTTTGCTTTACTGCCTCATCAACTCCATCATTGAAGATCCCAACGGTGCCACGCGCTTTCACTCCCAAGGCTGCTTCATGAGCACCTGCTTAGACATCCTAGACAGCTTTACGCTGGTGGAACTGCTCCTTAAAAACGAAGTCCCCAACATATACCTTAGGTACACGGTTATATCGGTGTATTTCATCGCACTGGGCGTTCCAGTTGTTTGGCTTTACGAGTTGACGGCCTCAGAGATGAACTGTCGCTGGATATGGGCGAGGTTTTTCACCGGCGTGCTGCTCAACGCACCGCTCTTGGTGGTCAGATGTTTCCTCGTCTTTGTTTACAAAGCGCCCATATCGGTTTTGATGTTCAAGAACATCTTCTTCTTGGGGTGTAAGTGCCTGGAGCTGGTTGAACAGTGCATGTGCTTAAGAGGTGTCCGGAGGTTTGCACGTGGACGCGGGGGCAACCCAGCCCAGTTCTCCCACTGCGTTTCCGAAAACGACATGTGTCCTCACGGCTATGTGAACACGCTGGCCGTCAATACTCAATCGTAG
- the LOC113062917 gene encoding toll-like receptor 1: MSLTYFVKSTWQRSWILFHFDRAHKNLSNNNLTRIPSHLSNSIEYLDVSYNKISSIVHGDLSGLTHLCFLKVTHCGLQYISPDAFSSNSEMKILNISYNHLTVIPNLHWPQLRILDLSANLYPSYALPASFGNLSYLSILAISSKNATSVNVKDFVPLKNGCLKKIIFGDGTELQNYEHGSFSQLRSLQEVVLKVTFCQRFDIFSNMIMDFDQTQTKKIQLVKLFPDQCTIKTDPFMAFKDLRVLSNLSIVDTWLNSSVMGKLFKNVWKSSFEETVFLNITYNEDTPDGFRLPKQNHTTNLRSFILDGVHHNQYHYPTFNVSMELVNKLTYLKFSGTGMNILPCNLISVIKSLQVLDLSNNLLNEGGFWWIGCSSHKVFPALRKLSLSHNRFNDLAEIAKNVNDMKFLESLDLSFNSISIGKPCFWPPHLTELSLSHNNLGNNVFHYLSPYFQKIDLSKTGISVIPLNFISSFPRLMYLYLSFNSIQVIPEDLRAPMLVRLHIDQNAITFISQKSMEGFPKLRTLKAGRNPFSCDCDSFWFMTVYNKSLLSDWPQDYSCSTPPSFSGRRLETYEHGWLSCQPGLQAAVVLSVLSVVGVALAIIVYACDGIWYTKMLWVWIRVKRRGYKRADRLLNATFRYHAFISYSQHDSTWVGSQLVPELERSGLSLCVHERDFEPGKWIVDNIIHCVEDSYKSLFILSKHFVQSEWCNYELFFAQHRAISVNDDSLVFVLLEPIPTDSLPKKFLKLRTLLRRKTYLEWPADERKQRVFWCNLKAILQTLNQSKILKDVATDIAEMCPLVSVKE; encoded by the coding sequence ATGTCTCTTACTTATTTTGTTAAAAGCACATGGCAAAGAAGTTGGATATTGTTCCACTTTGACAGAGCACACAAAAATCTTTCCAATAATAATCTAACAAGAATACCATCACATTTATCAAACAGCATAGAGTACTTAGATGTGTCCTACAACAAGATTTCCAGCATTGTTCACGGTGACCTGTCTGGTTTAACCCATCTCTGCTTCCTCAAAGTGACACACTGTGGACTTCAATATATCTCCCCCGATGCCTTCAGCAGCAACTCTGAAATGAAAATACTGAACATCTCCTACAACCATCTGACAGTCATTCCTAATTTGCATTGGCCCCAGCTAAGGATCCTAGACTTATCCGCCAATCTATATCCCAGTTATGCACTTCCAGCCTCGTTTGGTAACTTAAGTTACCTTTCCATCCTTGCGATCAGTAGTAAAAATGCTACTTCTGTTAATGTGAAGGACTTTGTTCCTCTTAaaaatggctgtttaaaaaaaataatatttggagATGGAACAGAATTACAAAACTATGAACATGGCTCTTTTTCGCAACTCAGATCATTACAGGAAGTTGTTCTGAAAGTGACTTTTTGCCAGCGTTTCGACATTTTCAGTAACATGATTATGGATTTTGACCAAACCCAAACGAAAAAGATTCAGCTTGTAAAGTTATTTCCAGACCAATGTACCATCAAGACTGATCCTTTCATGGCTTTTAAAGATTTGCGTGTCCTCAGTAACTTAAGCATCGTAGATACCTGGCTAAACAGCTCTGTAATGGGGaaactgttcaaaaatgtttggAAATCATCTTTTGAggaaactgtgtttttaaacatcacATACAATGAGGACACTCCTGATGGCTTCCGGCTTCCAAAGCAGAATCACACCACGAATCTACGATCCTTCATACTTGATGGTGTACACCACAATCAGTACCACTACCCCACTTTTAACGTGAGTATGGAACTAGTCAACAAACTAACCTACCTGAAGTTCTCCGGTACCGGAATGAATATTCTTCCATGCAATCTAATTTCAGTCATAAAATCTCTACAAGTCTTGGACCTGTCCAATAACCTCTTGAATGAAGGTGGCTTCTGGTGGATTGGATGTTCATCACACAAAGTGTTTCCAGCCTTGAGGAAACTCTCGCTAAGCCATAACCGTTTCAACGACCTCGCTGAGATTGCCAAAAACGTCAATGATATGAAGTTCTTAGAGTCACTCGACTTGAGTTTCAACTCTATTTCCATTGGCAAACCATGTTTTTGGCCGCCCCACCTGACTGAGTTGAGTCTCAGTCACAACAATCTAGGAAACAATGTGTTTCACTATCTATCTCCATACTTCCAAAAGATAGACCTTTCGAAGACAGGCATAAGTGTTATTCCTCTAAATTTCATATCATCATTTCCCAGACTAATGTACCTCTATCTGAGTTTTAACAGCATACAGGTCATCCCAGAGGATCTTCGGGCTCCTATGTTAGTAAGACTGCACATTGACCAGAACGCTATTACTTTCATTAGCCAGAAATCAATGGAAGGTTTCCCCAAGCTGAGGACTTTGAAAGCTGGCCGCAATCCATTTAGCTGTGATTGCGATTCCTTTTGGTTCATGACGGTGTATAATAAATCACTTCTCTCAGATTGGCCCCAGGATTACTCTTGCAGCACCCCGCCATCGTTTTCTGGCCGACGTTTGGAGACATATGAGCACGGATGGCTGTCCTGTCAACCAGGCTTGCAGGCTGCTGTGGTTTTGTCTGTGTTATCTGTGGTGGGAGTTGCTCTAGCCATCATTGTTTATGCTTGTGATGGTATATGGTACACCAAAATGCTTTGGGTTTGGATCCGAGTTAAACGGAGAGGCTACAAGAGGGCTGATCGACTGCTAAATGCCACCTTTCGCTACCATGCCTTTATTTCCTACAGCCAGCATGACTCAACCTGGGTGGGATCTCAGCTGGTACCTGAATTAGAAAGGTCAGGCCTGTCTCTTTGCGTCCATGAGAGAGATTTTGAACCTGGGAAGTGGATTGTGGACAATATAATCCATTGTGTAGAGGACAGCTACAAGAGCCTCTTCATTCTGTCCAAACACTTTGTGCAAAGCGAGTGGTGCAACTATGAACTGTTCTTCGCCCAGCACAGGGCGATCAGTGTGAACGACGACTCTCTGGTCTTCGTTCTGTTGGAGCCTATACCAACAGACTCTCTGCCCAAAAAGTTTCTAAAGTTAAGAACACTGCTGAGGCGGAAAACGTACCTGGAGTGGCCAGCAGATGAACGCAAACAGAGAGTATTCTGGTGCAATCTTAAAGCTATTCTGCAGACTTTAAACCAAAGCAAGATTTTAAAGGATGTGGCCACAGACATTGCTGAAATGTGTCCTCTGGTGTCTGTTAAAGAATGA
- the LOC113062934 gene encoding CCR4-NOT transcription complex subunit 4-like isoform X2 codes for MSRSPEVKEDPMECPLCLEPLEIDDVNFFPCTCGYQICRFCWHRIRTDENGLCPACRKPYPEDPAVYKPLSQEELQRIKNEKKQKQNERKQKITENRKHLSSVRVVQRNLVFVVGLSQRLADPEVLKRPEYFGKFGKIHKVVINNSTSYAGSQGPSASAYVTYIRSEDALRAIQCVNNVVVDGRTLKASLGTTKYCSYFLKSMQCPKPDCMYLHELGDEAASFTKEEMQAGKHQEYEQKLLQDLYKTNPNFLQSSTGEKTKGKSGTSQSSNSNNKDAWPSIQTTGKMPNGLPEHQETPSLDGSSDSENMTSDGPDTELGLGSITGLPLFTSNCDSGSPNNKPSDCIGISNGETSQQISGNDSPSPPPGLSKPSLVVPVCVAGLTVRSPFEGAAAESQSLFSDNSNFRHPNPIPSGLSGFSSSLHSNSDWPTAPEPQSLFTSDTIPVSSSTDWQAAFGFGSSAKQQDDDLGFDPFDVTRKALADLIEKELSVQDKASLPMTGTKSVPVFPHGPLLSPLHSTPSMKGPLQPLTSSNFAPNSSLPSRGFSQHPHRTVYNSFSFPGQTQTSRHSWMGMHMRNNLQHLNHTGAPSSAAQHSSFLDLNLAPQQQHHHNTGFGGMHMTENGTSVESLNVKEWQDGLRALLPNININFGGLPNSSSSSSSSSSSSNHTGGLSHSLSWDGTPSLMDPAIITGIPATSGNNLDSLQDDNPPHWLKSLQALTEMDVPTGSTVPPQPPHSGPFGAQFPHRAGWTPYPTTANPATQFHSPPPGFQTAFRASAPASTDLLQSAGMDRH; via the exons ATGTCCCGTAGCCCTGAGGTGAAGGAGGACCCCATGGAGTGCCCACTGTGCTTGGAACCACTGGAAATTGATGACGTCAACTTCTTCCCTTGCACCTGCGGCTATCAGATCTGCCGCTTCTGCTGGCATCGCATACGCACAGATGAGAACGGCCTCTGCCCAGCCTGCAGAAAG CCCTATCCAGAAGACCCTGCGGTCTACAAACCTCTCTCTCAAGAGGAACTTCAGAGGATAAAGAATGAgaagaagcagaagcagaatgAGCGGAAGCAGAAGATCACAGAGAACCGCAAGCATCTCTCCAGTGTGCGAGTCGTCCAGAGAAACCTGGTGTTTGTGGTGGGCCTTTCACAACGGCTCGCTGATCCCGAG GTCTTAAAAAGGCCGGAGTACTTCGGGAAATTTGGGAAGATCCATAAGGTGGTCATCAATAACAGCACTTCTTATGCTGGCTCGCAG GGTCCTAGCGCCAGTGCTTACGTCACTTACATTCGATCAGAAGATGCCCTCAGAGCCATACAGTGTGTTAACAATGTTGTAGTAGATGGACGAACACTTAAG GCTTCTCTAGGGACAACAAAATACTGCAGTTATTTTCTAAAAAGCATGCAGTGCCCCAAACCAGACTGTATGTATCTTCACGAGCTGGGAGACGAAGCTGCTAGtttcacaaaagaagaaatgcaG GCAGGGAAACATCAGGAGTATGAACAGAAACTCTTACAGGACCTCTACAAAACAAATCCCAACTTCCTGCAGAGCTCGACGGGGGAGAAGACAAAGGGCAAATCAGGCACATCACAGAG TTCCAACAGTAACAACAAAGATGCTTGGCCTTCGATACAAACCACAGGAAAGATGCCCAATGGGCTTCCAGAACACCAAGAGACCCCGTCCCTAGATGGCAGCTCCGACTCTGAAAACATGACTTCAGACGGTCCGGACACAGAGCTCGGCCTTGGCTCCATCACTGGCCTGCCTCTCTTCACATCAAACTGTGACTCTGGCAG CCCAAATAACAAACCTTCAGATTGCATCGGTATAAGTAACGGAGAAACATCACAGCAA ATTTCTGGCAATGACTCTCCATCGCCGCCTCCAGGCCTGTCCAAGCCGTCTCTAGTGGTGCCTGTCTGTGTAGCAGGGCTGACAGTACGGTCACCTTTTGAGGGAGCAGCAGCCGAGTCACAATCGCTCTTTTCAGACAACAGCAACTTCCGACACCCCAATCCCATCCCCAGCGGCCTGTCCGGCTTTTCCAGTTCCCTTCACAGCAACTCCGATTGGCCCACTGCCCCAGAACCACAGAGTCTCTTCACGTCAG ATACCATACCAGTGTCGTCCTCTACGGACTGGCAAGCGGCCTTCGGTTTCGGTTCTTCGGCCAAGCAACAGGATGACGACCTCGGCTTTGACCCGTTTGACGTCACCCGTAAGGCACTGGCTGACCTTATAGAGAAAGAGCTCTCAGTGCAAGACAAAGCCTCCTTACCCATGACCGGCACAAAATCAGTGCCAGTCTTCCCCCACGGGCCTTTACTCAGCCCACTCCACAGCACCCCTTCAATGAAAGGCCCACTTCAGCCCCTCACGTCCTCAAACTTCGCCCCAAACTCCAGCTTGCCCTCACGGGGCTTCTCCCAGCACCCACACCGCACGGTCTACAACTCCTTCAGCTTTCCCGGGCAGACGCAGACCTCTCGCCACAGTTGGATGGGCATGCACATGCGCAATAACCTCCAGCACTTGAATCACACTGGAGCCCCTTCTTCTGCTGCACAGCACAGCAGCTTTTTGGACTTGAACTTGGCACCACAACAGCAACATCATCACAATACGGGGTTCGGAGGTATGCATATGACAG AAAACGGCACCTCAGTAGAAAGTCTAAATGTGAAGGAATGGCAAGATGGGCTCAGAGCACTTTTACCCAACATCAACATCAACTTTGGTGGACTGCCCAActcctcatcttcatcttcatcctcctcctcctcatccaaCCACACAGGCGGCCTCTCACACAGCCTTAGCTGGGACGGCACACCCAGCTTGATGGACCCTGCCATCATCACAG GTATCCCAGCAACCTCAGGCAACAATCTGGACTCTCTGCAAGATGACAATCCTCCCCACTGGCTCAAATCCTTGCAGGCGCTCACAGAGATGGATGTCCCTACTGGCTCCACAGTGCCCCCTCAGCCCCCACACAGTGGCCCCTTCGGAGCCCAGTTCCCCCACAGAGCCGGCTGGACCCCTTATCCAACCACGGCTAACCCCGCCACCCAGTTCCACTCACCTCCCCCAGGCTTCCAGACTGCCTTCAGAGCCTCAGCCCCGGCCTCCACAGATCTGCTACAGAGTGCCGGAATGGACCGACATTAG